The sequence below is a genomic window from Pleurocapsa sp. PCC 7327.
GCGGAGTAGATGCTAACGGCGACGGCATTATCGACAATTTCAGCGATAGCAACGGCAACGGATTAGCCGACAGCGTAGAAGGATCTCCGTTGCCCGTCCCCGACACCGATGGCGATGGCATCAGAGATTTCCAAGACCTCGACAGCGACAATGACGGCATTACCGATGTCATCGAAGCCGGAGGCATCGACGCCAACGGCGATGGCATCATCGACAACTTCATCGATAGTAACGGGAATGGAGTAGCAGATAGCGTTGAGGGATCTCCGTTGCCCGTCCCCGACACCGATGGCGATGGCATCAGAGATTTCCAAGACCTCGACAGCGACAATGACGGCATTACCGATGTCATCGAAGCGGGTGGAGTTGATACTAACGGCGATGGCATTATCGATAACTTTGTCGATAGCAACGGCGATGGTCTAGCCGACAGCGTCGCTCCAGCTACGGGAGGCACGCCCCTATCCGCGCCCGACAGCGACGGCGATGGCATCAGAGATTTCCAAGACCTCGACAGCGATGGGGACGGACAGTTCGACCTCGTCGAAGCCGGCGGAGTCGATGCCAACAATGACGGCAAAGTGGATAACTTCAGCGACAGCAACGGCGACGGACTAGCCGATAGCGTCGATCCCAAAACAGGCGGAGTGCCCCTCAATCCCAATCGCGACAGCGATGGCAATGGACTAGCCGACCGTCTAGACAATGGAGACTTTGATGGCGATGGCATTCCCGATAGCGCCGACCTCGACGACGACAACGATGGCATTTTAGATAGCATCGAACAAAACGGAGATCCCACCAGAGATACCGACGGCGATGGGATTCCCGACAGCTTTGACCTCGACAGCGACAACGACGGCATTGCCGATCTCGTCGAAGCAGGCGGAGTAGATGCTAACGGCGATGGCATCATCGACAACTTTGTCGATAGCAATGGGAATGGTTTAGCCGACAGCCAAGAAGGATCTCCGTTGCCCGTCCCCGACACCGATGGCGATGGCGTGCAAGATTTCCAAGACCTCGACAGTGACAACGATGGCATTACCGATGTAGTCGAAGCCGGAGGCATCGACGCCAACGGCGACGGCATCATCGATAACTTTGTCGATAGTAACAGCGACGGAATAGCAGACAGGGTTAGCTCATCAACTGGAGGCACGCCTCTATCTCTTCCCGACACCGATGGCGATGGCATCAGAGATTTCCGCGACCTCGACAGCGACAACGATGGCATTACCGATATAATCGAAGCCGGAGGCATCGACGCCAACGGCGATGGCATCATCGACAACTTTGTCGATAGTAACGGCGATGGACTCGCAGATAACGTCGATCCAGTTGCTGTACCCGACAGCGACGGCGATGGCATCAGAGATTTCCAAGACCTCGACAGTGACAACGATGGCATTACCGATGTCATCGAAGCCGGAGGCATCGATGCCAACGGCGACGGCATCATCGACAACTTTGTCGATAGCAATGGGAATGGTTTAGCCGACAGCCAAGAAGGATCTCCGTTGCCCGTCCCCGACACCGATGGCGATGGAGTCAGAGATTTCCAAGACCTCGACAGTGACAATGACGGGATTACCGATGTCATCGAAGCCGGAGGCATCGACGCTAACGGCGACGGCATCATCGACAACTTTGTCGATAGCAATGGGAATGGTTTAGCCGACAGCCAAGAAGGATCTCCGTTGCCCGTCCCCGACACCGATGGCGATGGCGTGCAAGATTTCCAAGACCTCGACAGTGACAACGATGGCATTACCGATGTAGTCGAAGCCGGAGGCATCGACGCCAACGGCGACGGCATCATCGATAACTTTGTCGATAGCAACGGCGATGGACTGTCAGATAGCGTCGCTCCAGCTACGGGAGGTACGCCTCTATCCGCACCCGACACCGACGGCGATGGCATCAGAGATTTCCAAGACCTCGACAGCGATGGGGACGGACAGTTCGATCTCGTCGAAGCAGGCGGAGTCGATGCCAACAATGACGGCAGAATTGATAACTTCAGCGATAGTAATGGAGATGGATTAGCCGATAGCATCGATCCCAAAACAGGCGGAGTGCCCCTCAATCCCAACCTCGATAGCGATGGCAATGGACTAGCCGATCGCCTAGACAATGGAGACTTTGATGGCGATGGCATTCCCGATAGCGCCGACCTCGACGACGACAACGATGGCATTTTAGATAGCATCGAACAAAACGGAGATCCCACCAGAGATACCGACGGCGATGGGATTCCCGACAGCTTTGACCTCGATAGCGACAACGACGGCATTGCCGATCTCGTCGAAGCAGGCGGAGTAGATGCTAACGGCGATGGCATCATCGATAACTTCATCGATAGTAACGGGAATGGAGTAGCAGATAGCGTTGAGGGATCTCCGTTGCCCGTCCCCGACACCGATGGCGATGGAGTCAGAGATTTCCAAGACCTCGACAGTGACAACGACGGCATTACCGATGTCATCGAAGCCGGAGGCATCGACGCCAACGGCGACGGCATCATCGATAACTTTGTCGATAGTAACAGCGATGGAATAGCAGACAGGGTTAGCTCATCAACTGGAGGCACGCCTCTATCCGCACCCGACATCGATGGCGATGGCATCAGCGATTTCCGCGACCTCGATAGCGACGGCGACGGACAGTTCGACCTCGTCGAAGCCGGCGGAGTCGATGCCAACAATGACGGCAAAGTGGATAACTTCAGCGACAGCAACGGCGATGGTCTAGCCGACAGCGTCGATCCCAAAACAGGCGGAGTGCCCCTCAATCCCAACCTCGATAGCGATGGCAATGGACTAGCCGATCGCCTAGACAATGGAGACTTTGATGGCGATGGCATTCCCGATAGCGCCGACCTCGACGACGACAACGATGGCATTTTAGATAGCATCGAACAAAACGGAGATCCCACCAGAGATAGCGACGGCGATGGGATTCCCGACAGCTTTGACCTCGACAGCGATAATGACGGCATTGCCGATCTCGTCGAAGCAGGCGGAACTGATGCTAACGGCGATGGCATCATCGACAACTTCAGCGATAGCAACGGCAACGGATTAGCCGACAACGTAGAAGGATCTCCATTGCCCATCCCCGATACCGATGGCGATGGGGTCAGAGATTTCCAAGACCTCGACAGCGACAACGACGGCATTACCGATGTCATCGAAGCCGGAGGCATCGACGCCAACGGCGACGGCATCATCGATAACTTTGTCGATAGCAACGGCGATGGAATAGCAGACAGGGTTAGCTCATCAACTGGAGGCACGCCTCTATCTCTTCCCGACATCGACGGCGATGGCATCAGAGATTTCCAAGACCTCGACAGCGATGGGGACGGACAGTTCGATCTCGTCGAAGCAGGCGGAGTCGATGCCAACAATGACGGCAGAATTGATAACTTCAGCGATAGTAATGGAGATGGATTAGCCGATAGCGTCGATCCCAAAACAGGCGGAGTGCCCCTCAATCCCAACCTCGATAGCGATGGCAATGGCATCCCCGATCGCACTGATAGTCGCATTCCCGATCGAGACCCTAATCGCCCTCTAGTCCAAGCCGCAGACGATCGCGGCAGGACGCTTAGGGATACGCCGATTTTCCTCAACGTTCTCAATAACGATGCTAAGGGACTAAGAATTAGCTCGATTACCAATCCAGCCAACGGCACCGTTACCATCAACGACAACGGCACGCCCAACGACCCTACAGACGACTTCCTCGTCTATACTCCCAATCCTGGCTTCACAGGCAGCGATAGCTTTAGCTATACCGCCAGAGACGCTCAAGGCAACGAGTTTACTGCTAACGTGGCTGTCGCCGTTAGAAACCCTTCTCCTGCCAAAGACGACAGTATTGCTACAC
It includes:
- a CDS encoding Ig-like domain-containing protein, which produces MADSVDSTTNGTPLSLPDTDGDGIRDFQDLDSDNDGITDVIEAGGVDANGDGIIDNFSDSNGNGLADSVEGSPLPVPDTDGDGIRDFQDLDSDNDGITDVIEAGGIDANGDGIIDNFIDSNGNGVADSVEGSPLPVPDTDGDGIRDFQDLDSDNDGITDVIEAGGVDTNGDGIIDNFVDSNGDGLADSVAPATGGTPLSAPDSDGDGIRDFQDLDSDGDGQFDLVEAGGVDANNDGKVDNFSDSNGDGLADSVDPKTGGVPLNPNRDSDGNGLADRLDNGDFDGDGIPDSADLDDDNDGILDSIEQNGDPTRDTDGDGIPDSFDLDSDNDGIADLVEAGGVDANGDGIIDNFVDSNGNGLADSQEGSPLPVPDTDGDGVQDFQDLDSDNDGITDVVEAGGIDANGDGIIDNFVDSNSDGIADRVSSSTGGTPLSLPDTDGDGIRDFRDLDSDNDGITDIIEAGGIDANGDGIIDNFVDSNGDGLADNVDPVAVPDSDGDGIRDFQDLDSDNDGITDVIEAGGIDANGDGIIDNFVDSNGNGLADSQEGSPLPVPDTDGDGVRDFQDLDSDNDGITDVIEAGGIDANGDGIIDNFVDSNGNGLADSQEGSPLPVPDTDGDGVQDFQDLDSDNDGITDVVEAGGIDANGDGIIDNFVDSNGDGLSDSVAPATGGTPLSAPDTDGDGIRDFQDLDSDGDGQFDLVEAGGVDANNDGRIDNFSDSNGDGLADSIDPKTGGVPLNPNLDSDGNGLADRLDNGDFDGDGIPDSADLDDDNDGILDSIEQNGDPTRDTDGDGIPDSFDLDSDNDGIADLVEAGGVDANGDGIIDNFIDSNGNGVADSVEGSPLPVPDTDGDGVRDFQDLDSDNDGITDVIEAGGIDANGDGIIDNFVDSNSDGIADRVSSSTGGTPLSAPDIDGDGISDFRDLDSDGDGQFDLVEAGGVDANNDGKVDNFSDSNGDGLADSVDPKTGGVPLNPNLDSDGNGLADRLDNGDFDGDGIPDSADLDDDNDGILDSIEQNGDPTRDSDGDGIPDSFDLDSDNDGIADLVEAGGTDANGDGIIDNFSDSNGNGLADNVEGSPLPIPDTDGDGVRDFQDLDSDNDGITDVIEAGGIDANGDGIIDNFVDSNGDGIADRVSSSTGGTPLSLPDIDGDGIRDFQDLDSDGDGQFDLVEAGGVDANNDGRIDNFSDSNGDGLADSVDPKTGGVPLNPNLDSDGNGIPDRTDSRIPDRDPNRPLVQAADDRGRTLRDTPIFLNVLNNDAKGLRISSITNPANGTVTINDNGTPNDPTDDFLVYTPNPGFTGSDSFSYTARDAQGNEFTANVAVAVRNPSPAKDDSIATPPNKPVNIRVLDNDGRGLRIGSVTNPVNGTVTINDNGTPNDPRDDFLVYTPNPGFEGKDEFTYTAIDALGNSYEAIVSVKVDPNRPNAADDDVSVIPGADVFINVLGNDSDPNRQALRIVSVTQGLRGTVRIDDNGTPDDPSDDRILYAPNDRGESVFSLNRAGNRGLFSIRGNFQPFTDTFSYTVSDPDGNEETATVNVNVAPEVRLKFTLTENQADLVSEVGFFKVDDENGTIDGIAPGEAGYVEAALRSGRVIFSSLSGYSQLFGENPTRIMEGFRSDDLLNFFFVQDSTVDEVLARIDAGEIPDNVFFATTEANNDNFNHLEVGEVESAFSLGWEDRGQRSDRDFNDMRLTVEVTDEPIPIGSKLQGDGQRELLDLTELTGQTLQAQISIFQEASYDNIVGLYRLEDATGAVRDPLTGALITPGQQGYTEAALAQSVGQFDEDTTSATVNVEGGVFYAPYILANGSQSQAYFPFLASNADGFDHLRLLGDNTFGFEDLVNGGDADYNDAVIRVAITPI